From Solibacillus sp. FSL W7-1464:
CAAGCTTAATTATCTAAATAATCCGAAAATTAAAACGGGTTCTTTTATGGGTTTTTCCATATACCTAGCGAATTTACTAGATAAATAACGAATTCTCGCTAAGACGAAATTTTTCTGGATAAGGTAATAATATTGTACAAAAGTTTTGACAATTCTGGAAAATATAAATTATAATATCGTTATTAGAAAGTCGTTACACAATATGCGTAATTGGAGGTAAAAATATGAATCTACCGAATGTACAATTTACAGAAGAGCAAAAGCAGTTTAGACAGGAAGTGCGTAGCTTTTTAAAACAACATATTGAAAAGGGGACATTTGAAACACGCTGTGACTCGTGGTTGAGTGGCTCTGATCCTTCTTTTTCAAAACTGGTGGCAGAGCAAGGGTGGATCGGAATGACATGGCCGAAACAATATGGCGGCAGTGAGCGAAGTACAATTGACCGCTATATTTTAACGGAAGAATTTTTGGCATATGGCGCGCCGGTCGCTGCACACTGGTTTGCGGATCGCCAGACAGGACCGTTGCTGTTGCGATTCGGTACGGACTATCAGAAGGAATTCTTCCTGCCGAAAATTGTGAAAGGAGAATGTTTTTTCGCTATCGGGCTAAGTGAGCCGAACAGTGGATCTGATCTGGCATCCGTTGCAACACGTGCCGAAAAAGTGGAAGGCGGCTGGATTGTAAATGGTGCAAAAACCTGGTCCAGTAATGCCCATGATGCACATTACATGGTAACGCTCATTCGTACAGAACCATTAGGTGAAAAAAAACATGAAGGTCTTTCACAATTCATTATCGATTTAAAAGGTGAAGGTGTAACAATTGCGCCAATCCGTTATTTAACAGGAGAACCGCATTTTAACGATGTTTACTTGGATAATGTCTTTGTTCCGGATGAGATGGTAGTTGGGACACTAGGTAACGGGTGGAAGCAAGGGTTGGCAGAGCTGGCATTTGAGCGCAGTGGGCCTGAGCGAATTTTAAGTACATTCCCGCTGCTGAATGAGGTAATCGAACAACTGAAGATTAAGAGAGATTTGGCTGGTCTGGAAGAAGCGACGAAGCTCGTTGCAGAATTATGGTCCTTACGCAACTTATCGATCGGGGTAGCAAAAGTATTGGAAGAAGGCGGCGAAGTTGCGGTACCTGCAGCACTTGTAAAAAGTATCGGCACGAAGTTCGAACAGAAAATTCCTGAAATCATCCGCCTGTTGCTTGATGTGTATCCAAACTTGCAAAGTGACAATAGGGTTGAGCGATATTTGGCTGAATCGATTTTACATGCACCCGGATTTACGATTCGTGGTGGAACATCAGAAGTTCTGTATGGAATTTTAGCGAAGGGGGTTATTGCACAATGAGTGAAATTAAAGAAATGGTCGTAGAAGTAGTTGAAAAGATCTTTAAAGATAAAGTCGAAAAGGAAACGGTTGATCTTTTGGAAGAAAACAAGTGGGCTGAAGATATTTGGCAACTGTTGCTTGAAAATGAACTTCATCATGTAGCGGTAAGCGAAGAAGATGGAGGAGCCGGCGGGGATATTGAAGATTTATTGGCCCTGTACGAACTTGTAGGGAAATACGCGGCACCTGTTCCGTATGTTGAGCATACGTTAGCCAATTTTTTATTGCAGCAAGTGGAGTTGAAAGGTTACGAGCAGTTAACTACGTACAGTATAACAACTCCGCTGCAGCTGAAAGGCGATGCTTTATTCGGAACACTGAAGCATGTAGGGTGGGCACAGTATGCCAAAAAACTTGTGACGATGGCACAGGAAGGTTCGCAGCAATTTATCGTTGTTGCCGATTTACAGGATGCACAGCTGAAAAACAGCACAAACCTGGCAGCTGAACCACGTTCAGAAGTCGTATTCGAAAATTTGAAAGCGCTTCAAAAAGTACCGGTTTCCGAAAAGCAGTATGACGTATTTAAAAAGTTTGTTACAGCGGCATCTGTCAGCAAAATG
This genomic window contains:
- a CDS encoding acyl-CoA dehydrogenase family protein, encoding MNLPNVQFTEEQKQFRQEVRSFLKQHIEKGTFETRCDSWLSGSDPSFSKLVAEQGWIGMTWPKQYGGSERSTIDRYILTEEFLAYGAPVAAHWFADRQTGPLLLRFGTDYQKEFFLPKIVKGECFFAIGLSEPNSGSDLASVATRAEKVEGGWIVNGAKTWSSNAHDAHYMVTLIRTEPLGEKKHEGLSQFIIDLKGEGVTIAPIRYLTGEPHFNDVYLDNVFVPDEMVVGTLGNGWKQGLAELAFERSGPERILSTFPLLNEVIEQLKIKRDLAGLEEATKLVAELWSLRNLSIGVAKVLEEGGEVAVPAALVKSIGTKFEQKIPEIIRLLLDVYPNLQSDNRVERYLAESILHAPGFTIRGGTSEVLYGILAKGVIAQ
- a CDS encoding acyl-CoA dehydrogenase family protein — protein: MSEIKEMVVEVVEKIFKDKVEKETVDLLEENKWAEDIWQLLLENELHHVAVSEEDGGAGGDIEDLLALYELVGKYAAPVPYVEHTLANFLLQQVELKGYEQLTTYSITTPLQLKGDALFGTLKHVGWAQYAKKLVTMAQEGSQQFIVVADLQDAQLKNSTNLAAEPRSEVVFENLKALQKVPVSEKQYDVFKKFVTAASVSKMGGALTTAFQLSVQFSKEREQFGRPIHRFQLVQQHLASMAGEQTLMTVAVNNIRTLLAAGREEREVAYARLRMDDASRTVATSAHQVHAAIGVTHEHRLHQYTRRLWAWRDEEFTARYWKKQLAQQLLETKIDLWESITDQAETHVHA